A genomic stretch from Setaria italica strain Yugu1 chromosome VII, Setaria_italica_v2.0, whole genome shotgun sequence includes:
- the LOC101766858 gene encoding PAN domain-containing protein At5g03700 → MRRGKGDPAIAAVMGVLCVASAVLVVAGAKGGELTTQLLNGFTATHAAGAAAAFEPLLYATNGVFAFGFLRVGTASLDLAVVHLPSSFPLWRATPARLGDWSRPATLTFDSSLVLTDEDDDVLWRTLDTIGDVVVLLNSSNLVLRRYSKPVPAWQSFHNPSDTLVLDQNFTASSPPLISSNRRFAFRLGKTYMALHMEFNGGRTTPIYWQHTALEAQPQNATEPPVYGRLDGRGFFGLYLEGGGQKVDVLSFDTFVQNLTGVFRRMTLDDDGNLRAYYWTDGAKGWISDYRAIAERCELPASCGAYGLCVPGTAQCQCLDNTTTSTSPQCHAGETADLCATDGRQQLDFDVVRRKQVSVAYKEELPPETNRTAEECEAACAGNCSCWGAVYNGASGYCYLMDFPVETLVYEADDRKVGYFKVRKVPSPKRARMSPGVAAATAVLSLILAGLAAAGAYSGYRLWERRRRKRAGMEQELVPGPYKDLKTMGSSNSSFK, encoded by the coding sequence ATGAGGCGAGGCAAGGGTGATCCAGCGATCGCCGCTGTCATGGGCGTGCTCTGCGTGGCGTCGGCGGTGCTCGTGGTCGCCGGCGCCAAGGGAGGAGAGCTTACGACGCAGCTGCTGAACGGCTTCACCGCGACGCACgcggcgggcgccgcggcggcgttcgAGCCGTTGCTGTACGCGACCAACGGCGTCTTCGCCTTCGGCTTCCTCCGCGTCGGCACGGCGTCGCTCGACCTCGCCGTCGTccacctcccctcctccttcccGCTCTGGCGCGCCACGCCGGCGCGCCTCGGGGACTGGTCGCGCCCGGCCACGCTCACCTTCGACAGCAGCCTGGTCCTcaccgacgaggacgacgacgtgcTGTGGCGGACCCTGGACACCATCGGCGACGTCGTTGTGCTCCTCAACTCCTCCAACCTCGTCCTCCGGCGGTACTCGAAGCCCGTGCCGGCGTGGCAGAGCTTCCACAACCCGTCCGACACGCTGGTCCTCGACCAGAACTtcaccgcctcgtcgccgccgctcatcTCCAGCAACCGCCGGTTCGCGTTCCGGCTCGGCAAGACGTACATGGCGCTGCACATGGAGTTCAACGGCGGCCGGACGACGCCCATCTACTGGCAGCACACGGCGCTCGAGGCGCAGCCGCAGAACGCGACGGAGCCGCCGGTGTACGGCCGCCTCGACGGCCGCGGGTTCTTCGGGCTGTACCTCGAGGGCGGCGGCCAGAAGGTCGACGTGCTCTCGTTCGACACGTTCGTGCAGAACCTCACCGGCGTGTTCCGGCGCATGACTCTCGATGACGACGGCAACCTCCGCGCGTACTACTGGACCGACGGCGCCAAGGGCTGGATCTCCGACTACAGAGCCATCGCCGAGCGTTGCGAGCTGCCTGCGTCGTGCGGCGCGTACGGCCTGTGCGTCCCCGGCACGGCCCAGTGCCAGTGCCTCGACAACACCACGACAAGCACCTCCCCGCAGTGCCACGCCGGGGAAACCGCCGACCTCTGCGCCACCGACGGCCGACAGCAGCTGGACTTCGACGTGGTGCGGCGGAAGCAGGTGTCGGTGGCGTACAAGGAGGAGCTACCGCCGGAGACGAACAGGACGGCGGAGGAGTGCGAGGCGGCGTGCGCGGGCAACTGCAGCTGCTGGGGCGCGGTGTACAACGGCGCGAGCGGGTACTGCTACCTCATGGACTTCCCCGTGGAGACGCTGGTGTACGAGGCCGACGACCGGAAGGTGGGCTACTTCAAGGTCAGGAAGGTGCCGAGCCCGAAGCGGGCGCGCATGTCGccgggcgtcgccgccgcgacggcggtgCTGTCGCTAATCCTGGCAGGCCTGGCCGCGGCTGGAGCGTACTCCGGGTACCGGCTgtgggagaggaggcggcggaaacGAGCGGGGATGGAGCAGGAGCTGGTGCCGGGGCCGTACAAGGACCTCAAGACCATGGGAAGCTCTAACAGTTCGTTCAAGTAA
- the LOC101768869 gene encoding uncharacterized protein LOC101768869, producing the protein MVSASSLLLPSSVRDLASCVSDGAVRVACTTPASTLVASVGAAGSSSPATISVTATYHACTSPPLLLRLTWAHSPVGPPTLSFAGPTASSPAVPLRRRKGTRSLPSSSDDHHHPPLALFWDLTAAKYASDSSPEPVSGFYFVAVANAEVVLAVGDLAAEFVKAKFEGQIPKARFLPVARADRVVAAPNAMHAARVRFAEGAPEHEVTVGCTTTSGGGGEELWVSVDGKRTVHARRLRWNFRGNQTVFVDGAPVDVLWDLHGWWFRDPPGSAVVMLRARSALESRLWLEEEAAAPGFALVVQALRAPP; encoded by the coding sequence ATGGTGAGCGCGTCCAGCCTGCTGCTCCCCTCCTCCGTGCGGGACCTCGCCTCCTGCGTCTCCGACGGCGCCGTCCGCGTCGCCTGCACAACGCCGGCCTCCACGCTCGTCGCCTCCGTCGGCgccgcgggctcctcctccccggccaccATCTCCGTCACCGCCACCTACCACGCCTGCACctccccgccgctcctcctccgcctcaccTGGGCCCATTCCCCCGTCGGGCCTCCGACGCTCTCCTTCGCCGggcccaccgcctcctcccccgccgtccccctccgccgccgcaagggcacccgctccctcccctcctcctccgacgaccaccaccaccccccgCTCGCCCTCTTCTGGGACCTCACCGCCGCCAAGTATGCCTCCGACTCGTCTCCGGAGCCGGTCTCCGGGTTCTacttcgtcgccgtcgccaacgCGGAGGTCGTGCTCGCGgtcggcgacctcgccgccgagtTCGTGAAGGCCAAGTTCGAGGGCCAGATCCCCAAGGCCCGCTTCCTCCCCGTCGCCCGCGCGGACCGCGTCGTGGCGGCGCCCAACGCAATGCACGCCGCGCGGGTCCGCTTCGCGGAGGGCGCGCCGGAGCACGAGGTCACCGTCGgctgcaccaccacctccgggggcggcggcgaggagctctGGGTCAGCGTCGACGGCAAGCGCACCGTGCACGCGCGCAGGCTGCGCTGGAACTTCCGGGGCAACCAGACGGTCTTCGTCGACGGCGCGCCCGTCGACGTCCTGTGGGACCTCCACGGCTGGTGGTTCCGGGACCCGCCCGGGAGCGCCGTCGTGATGCTGCGCGCGAGGAGCGCGCTCGAGAGCAGGCTCTggctcgaggaggaggccgccgcgccgggctTCGCGCTCGTCGTGCAGGCGTTGAGGGCCCCGCCTTGA